From one Lolium rigidum isolate FL_2022 chromosome 4, APGP_CSIRO_Lrig_0.1, whole genome shotgun sequence genomic stretch:
- the LOC124708964 gene encoding F-box protein At5g07610-like codes for MPMQQGGGDDGCKDQRATGNPVRDSGAPSDSPPPFPSTESPSSEKLEHEDEQQQAGPSLPEDALVEILSRVPYRSLRRFKCVSKPWLALCSATDIRRRSPQTLSGFFHFGVDGLMFHNLSGRGPPMVDPSLPFLRRSYKRVTVEQCCSSLLLCQCAGKSCSEEYDYVVCNPATERCHLLPPIVLPDGQPHTLDPSNIFLGFDTAAPSSFLVFAPMSSYCDEFAEVAIYSSDTRRWTFVQSNWGGKTFLVGNPECVFLNGIMHMTTHHSSVATVDAEGKVWRTIEIPGVMPNRYDNAMASIGQSQGRLHAWRIDYHHDCQLYVWVLVDYESGKWSLKHTVNVLELFRMHCRKDVESYTMFAIHPECDLIFLTDGEEMTMSYDMDNQKVHVICTSEEFLGGLPYTPCFAE; via the exons ATGCCGATGCAGCAAGGAGGAGGGGACGATGGCTGCAAGGACCAGCGAGCGACCGGCAACCCGGTCCGCGACAGTGGCGCTCCATCCGATTCGCCGCCGCCGTTCCCCTCCACCGAGTCGCCATCGTCCGAG AAGCTTGAGCATGAGGACGAGCAGCAGCAGGCCGGGCCAAGCCTCCCGGAGGACGCTCTGGTGGAGATCCTGTCGCGGGTGCCCTACAGGTCGCTCCGCCGCTTCAAGTGCGTGTCCAAACCGTGGCTTGCCCTCTGCTCCGCCACCGACATCCGCAGGAGGTCGCCGCAGACCTTGTCCGGCTTCTTCCACTTCGGTGTGGACGGCCTCATGTTCCACAATCTGTCCGGGAGAGGCCCGCCCATGGTCGACCCCTCTCTGCCGTTCTTGCGCCGGAGCTACAAGCGCGTCACGGTCGAGCAATGCTGCAGCAGCCTTCTCCTCTGCCAGTGCGCCGGCAAGTCGTGTTCAGAGGAATACGATTACGTCGTGTGCAATCCCGCCACCGAGAGGTGCCATCTCTTGCCTCCTATAGTACTGCCTGACGGCCAGCCTCATACTCTGGACCCGAGCAACATCTTCTTGGGTTTCGACACGGCCGCTCCGTCCAGCTTCCTGGTGTTCGCGCCCATGAGCAGCTATTGTGACGAATTTGCGGAGGTAGCAATCTACTCGTCAGACACTCGACGATGGACTTTCGTGCAGAGCAACTGGGGCGGTAAAACTTTTCTGGTTGGTAATCCGGAATGCGTCTTCCTCAATGGGATTATGCATATGACTACGCACCATTCCTCGGTAGCCACGGTTGACGCGGAGGGAAAAGTTTGGAGGACAATTGAAATACCAGGCGTCATGCCGAACCGCTATGATAATGCCATGGCTTCCATTGGTCAGTCGCAGGGACGCTTGCATGCGTGGCGGATAGATTATCATCATGATTGCCAACTCTATGTTTGGGTTCTCGTGGATTATGAGAGTGGAAAGTGGTCCCTAAAGCACACTGTTAACGTCTTGGAGTTATTCAGAATGCATTGCCGCAAAGATGTGGAGTCCTATACAATGTTTGCAATTCATCCGGAATGTGATTTGATCTTCCTTACTGATGGGGAGGAGATGACAATGTCATATGATATGGATAATCAAAAAGTGCATGTTATCTGCACTTCTGAAGAATTCTTGGGTGGTCTACCTTATACTCCCTGTTTTGCGGAATGA